One genomic window of Haloferax mediterranei ATCC 33500 includes the following:
- the cyaB gene encoding class IV adenylate cyclase — MYEVEVKVRADHETIREQLEASDAEQVNRVEQTDIYYNAPHKDFAETDEALRLRRESRYEDDEVVDEVTVITYKGPLVDESSKTRREYETGVDDGETMDAICEAVGFEPTATVEKERERFELDGYTVSLDAVSGLGEFVEVEVEVESGVDAAREGAFDVLRKLDVDPDDQIRTSYLGMLLGAPEE; from the coding sequence ATGTACGAAGTCGAAGTCAAGGTTCGTGCCGACCACGAGACGATTCGAGAACAACTCGAAGCGTCGGACGCCGAGCAAGTAAACCGGGTCGAACAGACGGACATCTACTACAACGCCCCGCACAAGGATTTCGCGGAAACAGACGAAGCGCTTCGACTCCGGCGGGAGTCGCGCTACGAGGACGACGAGGTTGTCGACGAAGTGACAGTAATTACCTACAAAGGGCCGCTGGTGGACGAATCCTCGAAGACCCGCCGCGAGTACGAAACCGGTGTCGACGACGGTGAGACGATGGACGCCATCTGTGAGGCCGTCGGGTTCGAACCCACCGCGACAGTCGAAAAGGAGCGCGAGCGATTCGAACTCGACGGCTATACCGTCTCGCTCGACGCAGTCTCCGGTCTCGGAGAGTTCGTCGAGGTGGAAGTCGAGGTCGAGTCCGGCGTCGACGCGGCGCGCGAGGGAGCATTCGATGTCCTCCGAAAACTCGATGTCGACCCCGACGACCAGATTCGGACGTCCTACCTCGGGATGCTGCTCGGTGCGCCCGAAGAGTGA
- a CDS encoding DUF2080 family transposase-associated protein: MSNRFEIDGEEVLDGEVKPFGNSAHVTVPKRWRGADVKVVRTSEPTEQDEE, from the coding sequence ATGTCGAACCGCTTTGAAATCGACGGTGAGGAAGTTCTCGACGGTGAGGTCAAACCGTTCGGGAACAGCGCCCACGTCACTGTCCCCAAACGTTGGCGTGGAGCCGACGTGAAAGTCGTCCGAACCTCAGAACCCACCGAACAAGACGAAGAATGA
- the coxB gene encoding cytochrome c oxidase subunit II, which produces MEHVFGSSLSLQSGLVPRGTRAVVFDSIFEVFLLLGTLVGVVVVGYMLYNAYKYRFGSGNGTVDDERRPSLGELPSGGGGGRKLFTSFFMSMIIVISLISWTYLTLLYVEEGPSAEESLDVEVEGYQFGWRFTYPNGHTTDGVLRVPADTPIRLTLTSADVFHNFGITELRVKSDAIPGQETETWFTADEPGTYTAECYELCGAGHSYMSAEVIVMPPDEYQEWYESTNGSQSVESTNSTQSSGSANSTQSVENTDNSTQPAESTTNIRVSTVSS; this is translated from the coding sequence ATGGAACACGTATTCGGTAGCTCGCTTTCGCTTCAGAGTGGTCTCGTTCCGAGGGGAACGCGTGCGGTCGTCTTCGATAGCATCTTCGAGGTGTTCTTGCTTCTCGGAACCCTCGTCGGTGTCGTCGTCGTGGGGTACATGCTGTATAACGCCTACAAGTACCGATTCGGTTCGGGAAATGGAACGGTCGACGACGAACGTCGGCCTTCCCTCGGTGAACTTCCGTCGGGTGGCGGCGGCGGTCGGAAGTTGTTCACCTCGTTTTTCATGAGCATGATTATCGTTATCTCGTTGATTTCGTGGACGTATCTGACGCTTTTGTACGTCGAAGAGGGACCGTCTGCTGAGGAGTCGTTGGATGTCGAAGTCGAGGGCTATCAGTTCGGGTGGCGCTTTACGTATCCGAACGGGCACACCACAGATGGCGTTCTCAGGGTTCCAGCCGACACGCCCATCCGACTGACACTGACTTCAGCGGACGTGTTCCACAACTTCGGTATCACGGAGTTGCGCGTCAAATCCGACGCGATACCCGGCCAAGAGACGGAGACGTGGTTCACCGCCGACGAGCCGGGGACCTACACTGCAGAGTGTTACGAGCTATGCGGCGCGGGCCACTCGTACATGTCCGCGGAGGTCATCGTCATGCCGCCTGACGAGTACCAGGAGTGGTACGAGAGTACGAATGGTTCCCAGTCAGTTGAGAGTACGAACAGCACCCAATCATCCGGGAGTGCGAACAGCACTCAGTCTGTCGAGAATACAGACAACAGCACCCAGCCAGCCGAGAGTACGACTAACATCCGAGTATCCACGGTGTCGTCATGA
- the thiI gene encoding tRNA uracil 4-sulfurtransferase ThiI — translation MNETAHVVLVGYGEVGTKSSSVRAKMESLLRTNLQAVLDDRSLSGHVDREWSRILVRDPDDPEAVAAACAEVPGVVWARPCIACAPDLDAIVSTCRDLTVDHPDGASFAVDADRIGSSEQHDFSSRDIEREAGSAVVDATGAPVDLDNPERTYRVECREDTAYLSARRFDGPGGLPLGTQGKTISLVSGGIDSPVATWELMRRGCEVVPVYIDLGDYGGADHRARAIETVRTIARRAPNANMRVHVVPAGDVVRRLMDTIEDTRMLSLRRVMLAIAAEVAADEHAHSIVTGESLGQKSSQTGGNLAVTGAAVDLPVHRPLLTRDKTDIVAEARELGTYDDSTLPVGCERVAPSYPETNASLAAVEAAEPADLFDLAAEAAHKRTVVSLDDDIK, via the coding sequence GTGAACGAGACGGCGCACGTCGTCCTCGTCGGCTACGGCGAGGTGGGCACCAAGAGTTCGAGCGTTCGGGCGAAGATGGAGAGTCTACTCCGGACCAACTTGCAAGCGGTCCTCGACGACCGCTCGCTTTCGGGACACGTCGACCGGGAGTGGTCGCGGATTCTCGTCCGCGACCCCGACGACCCCGAGGCAGTCGCCGCCGCGTGCGCCGAAGTGCCGGGCGTCGTCTGGGCGCGACCGTGTATTGCCTGCGCGCCTGACCTCGACGCTATCGTATCGACGTGCCGCGACCTCACTGTGGACCACCCCGATGGAGCCAGTTTCGCCGTCGACGCCGACCGAATCGGCTCGTCGGAGCAACACGACTTTTCCAGCAGGGACATCGAACGCGAGGCCGGAAGCGCCGTCGTCGACGCCACCGGCGCACCCGTCGACCTCGACAACCCCGAGCGGACGTACCGCGTCGAGTGCCGCGAAGACACTGCGTATCTCTCCGCCCGGCGATTCGACGGTCCCGGTGGCCTCCCACTCGGAACGCAAGGAAAGACGATTTCGCTCGTCTCCGGCGGCATTGACTCGCCTGTGGCGACGTGGGAACTCATGCGCCGCGGCTGTGAAGTCGTTCCCGTCTACATCGATTTAGGCGACTACGGCGGGGCGGACCACCGCGCTCGCGCCATCGAGACGGTTCGAACTATCGCCCGTCGTGCACCCAACGCCAACATGCGAGTCCACGTCGTTCCGGCCGGTGACGTGGTCCGACGACTGATGGACACTATCGAAGACACGCGAATGCTCTCGCTTCGACGCGTGATGCTCGCCATCGCCGCCGAGGTCGCCGCCGACGAGCACGCCCACTCTATCGTCACCGGCGAGTCGCTGGGGCAGAAATCCAGCCAGACCGGTGGAAACCTCGCGGTCACCGGGGCCGCCGTAGACCTTCCCGTCCACCGACCGCTCTTGACCCGCGACAAGACGGATATCGTCGCCGAAGCCCGCGAACTCGGGACCTACGACGACTCGACGCTCCCGGTCGGCTGTGAGCGAGTTGCGCCGAGCTACCCCGAGACGAACGCCTCACTGGCCGCCGTCGAAGCCGCCGAACCCGCCGACCTGTTCGACCTCGCCGCCGAGGCCGCCCACAAACGGACTGTCGTATCGCTGGACGACGACATCAAGTAG
- the ppk1 gene encoding polyphosphate kinase 1: MTDESTDTIDLSDPQYYLNRELSQLEFQSRVLNEALDDRNPLLERVRFLAIFTKNLDEFFMKRVGGLKQQIDAGVTEQTTDGRTPQEQWEEVIDKARPLFERQAACYREEIRPALAAEGIHICDYDDLTPDQQSEMREYFEVSVLPVLTPLSFDPAHPFPFISNLSLSLAVITRGDDSDDDLTFTRVKIPQNRPRLVEVETDGDEVRYVLLEAIIRANLDLLFPNVEVVDTAVFKLTRNAEVRRNEEVAEDLIDMIEEVLDQRRFATAVRLEIEADAPESARELLIEQLDLDEREVFELRGPLDYREFMDLTDLSRPDLSLDSWTPQPHSRFADTDADDVGGDGDTIFDEIRRKDVLLHHPYHSFGDTVQEFLDAAANDPNVLAIKAAIYRTASDSKIIESLIDAVDNGKQVAAMVELKARFDEQNNLEWVHKLEEEGIHVAYGTIGLKTHTKTALVVREEEDGVCLYSHVATGNYHSGTAKGYVDLGVLTADRDIGQDLVKVFNFFTGPSLDEEFRKLLIAPVTMRNEFTKCIRREAEHAAAGRPARIVAKMNALEDPGIVEELYKASMAGVDIDLLVRDICRLRPGIEGLSETVTVRSVVDRFLEHSRIFYFENAGDPEYYVGSADWMTRNLDKRVEAIAPVEDPDIREQLRFILELGFADNRKSWEMNADGSYDQLSPENGHTVTMQSILMNQVLGASSRPGVHRGMPASHPDVPETLLVESSPTVMTPRDVPEPRSLDTDTVSVVTKRTTVAETVPSVAVAEAIPSVAAATGAPSNGDAQHVLDEFPEKWYVPNSGHYEYAVRTPDGDRDYRKTAAAAAKLIEKYYDSDAK; encoded by the coding sequence ATGACCGACGAGTCGACCGATACCATCGACCTCTCTGACCCGCAGTACTACCTCAATCGCGAGTTGAGTCAACTGGAGTTCCAGTCCCGCGTGCTCAACGAGGCACTGGACGACCGGAACCCGCTCCTCGAACGGGTCCGCTTTCTCGCTATCTTCACGAAGAACTTGGACGAGTTCTTCATGAAACGCGTCGGCGGGCTAAAACAACAGATAGACGCTGGTGTCACCGAACAGACAACAGACGGCCGGACACCCCAAGAACAGTGGGAGGAGGTTATCGACAAGGCAAGACCTCTGTTCGAACGGCAGGCGGCGTGCTACCGCGAGGAAATTCGTCCCGCACTTGCCGCCGAGGGTATCCATATCTGCGACTACGACGACCTAACACCCGACCAACAGTCGGAGATGCGCGAGTACTTCGAGGTGTCTGTCCTCCCGGTGCTCACGCCGCTTTCGTTCGACCCGGCCCACCCGTTTCCATTTATCTCCAATCTCTCGCTCTCGCTCGCGGTCATCACGAGAGGTGACGACAGCGACGACGACCTGACGTTCACCCGTGTGAAGATTCCGCAGAACCGGCCGCGACTCGTCGAAGTCGAGACCGACGGCGACGAGGTTCGTTACGTCCTCCTCGAAGCAATCATCCGCGCGAACCTCGATTTGCTCTTTCCGAACGTCGAGGTGGTGGACACCGCGGTGTTCAAACTGACACGGAACGCCGAGGTCCGAAGAAACGAGGAGGTCGCCGAAGACCTCATCGATATGATTGAGGAAGTCCTCGACCAGCGCCGCTTTGCGACCGCGGTGCGCCTCGAAATCGAAGCGGACGCCCCGGAGTCGGCGCGGGAACTCCTCATCGAGCAGTTAGACCTCGATGAACGTGAGGTGTTCGAGCTTCGGGGTCCGCTCGACTACCGCGAGTTCATGGACCTCACGGACCTCTCGCGGCCGGACCTATCTCTCGACTCGTGGACGCCGCAACCACACTCTCGATTCGCGGACACCGACGCCGACGACGTGGGTGGTGACGGTGACACCATCTTCGACGAGATTCGGCGCAAGGACGTACTGTTGCACCACCCGTACCACTCCTTCGGCGACACCGTTCAGGAGTTCCTCGACGCGGCCGCGAACGACCCGAACGTCCTCGCTATCAAGGCCGCAATCTACCGCACGGCATCAGACTCGAAGATTATCGAGTCGCTCATCGACGCCGTCGACAACGGTAAGCAGGTCGCGGCGATGGTCGAACTCAAAGCCCGCTTCGACGAGCAGAACAACCTCGAATGGGTACACAAACTCGAAGAAGAGGGTATTCACGTCGCCTACGGAACCATCGGACTGAAGACGCACACCAAGACCGCGCTCGTCGTCCGCGAGGAAGAAGACGGCGTTTGCCTCTATTCGCACGTCGCCACCGGTAACTACCACTCCGGGACGGCGAAAGGCTACGTCGACCTCGGCGTCCTCACGGCCGACCGCGACATCGGACAGGACCTCGTCAAGGTGTTCAACTTCTTCACCGGACCCTCGCTCGACGAGGAGTTCCGCAAACTCCTCATCGCCCCCGTAACGATGCGAAACGAGTTCACGAAGTGTATCCGCCGCGAGGCGGAGCACGCGGCGGCGGGTCGCCCCGCCCGTATCGTCGCCAAGATGAACGCGCTCGAAGACCCCGGCATCGTCGAAGAACTCTACAAAGCGTCGATGGCTGGCGTCGATATCGACCTGCTCGTCCGCGACATCTGTCGGCTTCGTCCCGGAATCGAGGGCCTCTCCGAGACGGTCACGGTTCGAAGCGTCGTCGACCGCTTTCTCGAACACTCGCGCATCTTCTACTTCGAAAACGCCGGCGACCCGGAGTACTACGTCGGGTCGGCCGACTGGATGACGCGGAACCTCGACAAGCGCGTGGAGGCCATCGCGCCCGTGGAGGACCCCGACATCCGCGAGCAACTCCGATTCATCCTCGAACTCGGATTCGCCGACAACCGGAAGTCGTGGGAGATGAACGCCGACGGCTCGTACGACCAACTGTCGCCGGAAAACGGCCACACGGTCACCATGCAGTCGATTCTGATGAATCAGGTTCTCGGCGCATCGAGTAGACCCGGCGTCCACCGAGGAATGCCAGCGTCACACCCGGATGTTCCCGAGACGCTCCTCGTCGAATCCAGCCCGACGGTCATGACACCGCGAGACGTTCCGGAACCGCGGTCGCTTGATACCGATACGGTTTCCGTCGTGACTAAACGGACGACGGTCGCTGAAACCGTTCCGAGCGTGGCTGTCGCCGAAGCCATTCCGAGTGTGGCTGCTGCAACCGGCGCGCCGAGTAACGGCGACGCACAGCACGTCCTCGACGAGTTCCCCGAGAAGTGGTACGTCCCGAACAGCGGGCACTACGAGTACGCGGTTCGGACGCCCGACGGCGACCGCGACTATCGGAAGACGGCCGCCGCGGCCGCGAAGCTCATCGAGAAGTACTACGATTCGGACGCGAAATAA
- a CDS encoding thioredoxin — MAEAETLETMQPNPAWDAASYPDVVDTLAAGDYTFNVWGGDWCGDCRSQLPDFAAALDAAGVDAERIEHYPVEKADDGSKIGPLVEEYGIEFIPTVVVEENGEEVARFVENEDVPIAVYLADELSN, encoded by the coding sequence ATGGCCGAAGCCGAGACGCTCGAAACGATGCAACCGAATCCCGCGTGGGACGCCGCATCCTACCCGGACGTGGTCGACACCCTCGCCGCCGGAGACTACACGTTCAACGTTTGGGGCGGCGACTGGTGCGGCGACTGTCGGAGCCAACTCCCCGACTTCGCCGCGGCCCTCGACGCCGCCGGCGTCGACGCCGAGCGAATCGAACACTACCCGGTCGAGAAGGCCGACGACGGGTCGAAAATCGGCCCGCTCGTCGAGGAGTACGGTATCGAGTTCATCCCGACGGTCGTCGTCGAGGAAAACGGCGAGGAAGTCGCTCGATTCGTCGAAAACGAGGACGTTCCGATTGCGGTCTACCTCGCCGACGAACTGTCGAACTGA
- a CDS encoding methionine adenosyltransferase has translation MTDRNIRLESADKRAVEDQEVEIVERKGIGHPDSICDGIAESVSRALSNLYLDRVGKVLHYNTDETQLVAGTAAPAFGGGEVIEPIYLLIVGRATKEYDGQKIPVDSTALRAAREYLNENIPGLDVGTDIVVDVKLGEGSGDLQDVFGEETQQVPMANDTSFGVGHAPLTETEQIVLEAEYALNGARYGDDHPELGQDIKLMGKREGDVIDVTVAAAMVDSHIDDIDDYIEAVDNVREFVTDLATEYTDREVNVEVNTADDYEEGSIYLTTTGTSAEQGDDGSVGRGNRANGLITPNRPMSMEATSGKNPVNHIGKIYNLLSTHIAETVVAEVDGIRDLQVRLLSQIGRPIDEPHVADAKVITEEGVTIADIEDEVIATIDRELANVTDITRRTIEGELTTF, from the coding sequence ATGACCGACCGAAACATCCGCCTCGAATCCGCCGACAAGCGCGCGGTCGAGGACCAGGAGGTCGAAATTGTCGAACGGAAGGGAATCGGGCACCCGGACTCCATCTGTGACGGTATCGCCGAAAGCGTCTCCCGGGCACTCTCGAATCTCTATCTCGACCGTGTCGGAAAGGTTCTCCACTACAACACGGACGAGACGCAACTCGTTGCTGGTACCGCGGCACCCGCCTTTGGCGGCGGCGAGGTTATCGAACCAATCTATCTCCTCATTGTCGGCCGTGCGACGAAAGAGTACGATGGGCAGAAGATTCCCGTCGACTCGACCGCACTCCGCGCCGCCCGCGAGTACCTCAACGAGAACATCCCCGGACTCGACGTTGGCACGGACATCGTCGTCGACGTGAAACTCGGCGAAGGCTCCGGCGACCTGCAGGACGTCTTCGGCGAGGAGACCCAACAGGTCCCGATGGCGAACGACACGAGTTTCGGCGTCGGCCACGCCCCGCTCACCGAGACGGAGCAAATCGTCCTCGAAGCCGAGTACGCCCTCAACGGCGCGCGCTACGGCGACGACCACCCCGAACTCGGACAGGACATCAAGCTCATGGGCAAGCGCGAAGGCGACGTTATCGACGTGACCGTCGCCGCCGCGATGGTCGACAGCCACATCGACGACATCGACGACTACATCGAGGCCGTCGACAACGTACGCGAGTTCGTCACCGACCTCGCCACCGAGTACACGGACCGCGAGGTCAACGTCGAAGTCAACACCGCCGACGACTACGAGGAAGGCTCCATCTACCTCACGACGACCGGCACGTCCGCCGAGCAGGGTGACGACGGCTCCGTCGGCCGCGGGAACCGCGCCAACGGCCTCATCACGCCGAACCGCCCGATGAGCATGGAAGCGACCTCCGGCAAGAACCCCGTCAACCACATCGGGAAAATCTACAACCTGCTTTCGACCCACATCGCCGAGACGGTCGTCGCCGAAGTCGACGGCATCCGCGACCTGCAGGTCCGCCTGCTCTCGCAAATCGGCCGCCCCATCGACGAACCCCACGTCGCAGACGCGAAGGTCATCACCGAAGAAGGCGTCACCATCGCCGACATCGAAGACGAGGTTATCGCGACCATCGACCGCGAACTCGCCAACGTGACGGACATCACGCGCCGCACCATCGAAGGCGAACTCACCACCTTCTGA
- a CDS encoding DUF5804 family protein — MTQVCIVGAEDVHLQYELLSRDTARAALSTYDISEPFENSLSIETVSLGAAVSLLNDLNWYLVRFAAFSLILEPSVSTDEWLSRDLARKVRDGQVQPEATGDHLAIYGVEDQRLVEPMYVTRVDGSVPEYDLRDVDETVVVRVGEDEFGR, encoded by the coding sequence GTGACGCAGGTCTGTATCGTCGGAGCCGAAGATGTCCACCTCCAGTACGAGTTGTTGTCGAGAGATACGGCCCGGGCAGCGCTCTCGACGTACGACATCTCCGAACCGTTTGAGAACTCGCTTTCTATCGAGACGGTAAGCCTCGGCGCAGCCGTCTCGCTCCTCAACGACCTCAACTGGTATCTCGTCCGCTTTGCCGCGTTCTCGCTGATTCTCGAACCATCTGTCTCCACTGACGAGTGGCTCTCACGCGACCTCGCTCGAAAGGTTCGAGACGGACAGGTGCAACCCGAAGCGACCGGCGACCATCTCGCCATCTACGGCGTCGAAGACCAACGACTCGTCGAACCGATGTACGTGACCCGAGTCGACGGCTCCGTCCCGGAGTACGACCTCAGAGACGTGGACGAAACGGTCGTCGTCAGGGTCGGCGAAGACGAATTCGGCCGGTAA
- a CDS encoding PLP-dependent cysteine synthase family protein produces the protein MDDSILDAIGSPLVRVDSPAGSTIAAKIESKNPGGSAKDRPAKAMVEAAEEAGDISPGDHLVEPTSGNTGIGLAVVAAAKGYDLTIVMPESMSPERRRIMRAYGATIELVDGGIADAKDRADELEADGMYQLRQFENPANPNAHYRTTAEEILDQIDDREIDAFVAGIGTGGTISGNGSRLKEEFPSMQVVGVEPEESAVLSGHEVGDNDFQGMGPGFVSPNLDTDLLDDLEIVALEDAEAECRRLAREEGILVGQSSGASLLAAKRVAERLADPDADEEDQPLVVTVFWDSGERYMSTGMFDVEE, from the coding sequence ATGGACGATAGTATCCTCGACGCTATCGGGTCGCCGCTGGTCCGAGTCGACTCACCCGCTGGGTCGACCATCGCGGCGAAGATAGAGTCGAAGAACCCGGGTGGGTCGGCGAAGGACCGCCCCGCGAAGGCGATGGTCGAAGCGGCCGAGGAGGCGGGTGACATCTCGCCGGGCGACCACCTCGTCGAACCCACATCCGGGAACACCGGAATCGGACTCGCCGTCGTCGCGGCGGCGAAAGGCTACGACCTGACGATTGTCATGCCGGAGTCGATGTCCCCCGAGCGCCGGCGGATTATGCGCGCCTACGGGGCGACTATCGAACTCGTCGACGGCGGTATCGCCGACGCCAAAGACCGCGCCGACGAACTCGAAGCCGACGGGATGTACCAACTTCGGCAGTTCGAGAACCCCGCAAACCCGAACGCGCACTACCGAACGACCGCCGAAGAGATTCTCGACCAAATCGACGACCGGGAAATCGACGCCTTCGTCGCCGGTATCGGCACCGGCGGCACCATCTCGGGTAACGGCAGTCGCCTCAAAGAGGAGTTCCCGTCGATGCAGGTTGTCGGCGTCGAACCCGAAGAAAGCGCCGTGCTCTCCGGCCACGAAGTCGGCGACAACGACTTCCAGGGGATGGGTCCGGGCTTCGTCAGCCCCAACCTCGATACCGACCTGCTGGACGACCTTGAAATCGTCGCGCTCGAAGATGCAGAAGCCGAGTGCCGCCGACTCGCCCGCGAGGAAGGAATTCTCGTCGGCCAGTCTTCCGGCGCGTCGCTCCTCGCGGCAAAGCGGGTCGCCGAACGCCTCGCCGACCCCGATGCTGACGAAGAAGACCAACCGCTCGTGGTGACGGTCTTCTGGGACTCCGGCGAGCGCTACATGTCGACCGGGATGTTCGACGTCGAAGAATAG
- a CDS encoding DUF6789 family protein, with protein MSQETPTTATTVEQHAGETVDPEITGRVIVTAMAGGFIGTVLMLPVLVGIPDLLGLFVTEPITRFAGFAAFFGYEPTLLLGVFLFGIGGVVALPVTFVVVGAFLPPESPEYLRGVSFATLYWAGFVPAFWPGADVFVTASFIVFSLLAHWVYGLALGYTLDRFVGIPQHEV; from the coding sequence ATGAGCCAAGAGACCCCGACGACGGCAACAACGGTAGAGCAACATGCCGGTGAGACGGTCGACCCCGAAATCACGGGTCGCGTTATCGTCACTGCGATGGCTGGTGGGTTCATCGGAACAGTCCTGATGCTTCCCGTCCTCGTCGGCATTCCCGATTTGCTCGGGCTGTTCGTCACCGAGCCAATCACGCGATTCGCCGGGTTCGCGGCGTTCTTCGGCTACGAGCCGACGCTCCTCTTGGGCGTCTTCCTATTCGGTATCGGCGGTGTCGTGGCCCTGCCAGTGACGTTCGTCGTCGTCGGGGCGTTTCTCCCGCCGGAGTCGCCCGAATACCTCCGTGGCGTCTCGTTTGCGACGCTGTACTGGGCCGGGTTCGTTCCGGCGTTCTGGCCGGGCGCTGACGTGTTCGTCACCGCCTCGTTCATCGTGTTCTCGCTTCTCGCCCACTGGGTCTACGGCCTCGCCCTCGGATACACCCTCGACCGATTTGTGGGAATCCCGCAACACGAGGTGTAA